In Prevotella sp. oral taxon 475, one DNA window encodes the following:
- the yfcE gene encoding phosphodiesterase has translation MKYLLISDIHGSLPCLERALAFYQEQHCDLLCILGDILNYGPRNGLPEGLDPKGIVQRLNEMAADIVAVRGNCDAEVDQMLLQFPIMADYLLVVDNGKRLLLTHGHLYNKEKMPPGRFDAIFYGHTHLWELSQGTGPVVCNLGSITFPKGGNPPTFATYEDGLICVYRTDGTLLKKIKI, from the coding sequence ATGAAATATCTACTTATTTCCGACATTCACGGTTCGCTTCCTTGCCTGGAACGGGCTTTGGCTTTTTATCAAGAGCAACACTGCGACTTGCTTTGTATCTTGGGCGACATCTTGAATTACGGGCCACGTAACGGTCTGCCCGAGGGGCTCGACCCAAAGGGCATCGTCCAACGGCTCAACGAGATGGCCGCCGACATTGTGGCCGTGCGTGGCAACTGCGATGCAGAGGTAGACCAAATGTTGTTGCAATTTCCCATCATGGCCGACTATCTCTTAGTAGTAGACAACGGTAAACGCCTACTTCTCACCCACGGACATCTATATAATAAGGAGAAAATGCCGCCCGGCCGCTTCGATGCCATCTTCTACGGACATACCCATTTGTGGGAACTCTCACAAGGCACAGGCCCGGTGGTGTGCAATTTGGGGTCTATCACCTTTCCCAAAGGCGGCAATCCCCCCACTTTCGCCACCTACGAAGACGGCTTGATCTGCGTCTACCGTACTGATGGAACACTTTTAAAGAAAATAAAGATATAA